From a single Pseudomonas sp. A34-9 genomic region:
- a CDS encoding 3-oxoacyl-ACP reductase, with translation MSDRYIDFANSSIGHRLVGALGLPSPVRLERWQAGRLRPVEGALLIGGGPLAERVSAFANRLTDGIYRYGEQPLNATEWIPGHGPKLKAVVFDASQLQHTDQLKQLREFFQPLMKNLEHSAHLVILGRAPETLTDPFAASAQRALEGFSRSLAKELRSGGTLQLIYVGEGAEDQLEGPLRFFLSPKSAFVSGQVIRLTACATQVTDWTRPLAGRKALVTGAARGIGASIAETLARDGADVILLDVPPAKTDLEALAARLGGRAITLDICAADAAAQLIEQLPDGLDILVHNAGITRDKTLANMTPEFWDAVLAVNLNAPQVLTKALLDNGTLHDDARVILLASISGIAGNRGQTNYAASKAGLIGLAQAWAPTLLERGISINAVAPGFIETQMTAHIPFGLREAGRRMSSLGQGGLPQDVAEAVAWLAQPGTGAFTGQALRVCGQSVLGA, from the coding sequence ATGTCTGACCGCTATATCGACTTCGCCAATTCGTCCATCGGCCATCGCCTGGTCGGGGCGCTGGGCCTGCCGTCGCCGGTGCGACTGGAACGCTGGCAGGCCGGGCGCCTGCGGCCGGTGGAAGGTGCTTTGCTGATCGGCGGCGGGCCGCTGGCTGAACGCGTCAGTGCCTTCGCCAACCGTTTGACCGACGGCATCTACCGCTACGGCGAGCAACCGCTGAACGCCACCGAATGGATCCCCGGCCACGGCCCGAAACTCAAAGCCGTGGTGTTCGACGCCAGCCAATTGCAGCACACCGACCAGCTCAAACAGCTGCGCGAGTTCTTCCAGCCCCTGATGAAGAACCTTGAGCACAGCGCGCACCTGGTGATTCTTGGTCGTGCGCCGGAAACCCTGACTGACCCGTTTGCCGCGAGTGCGCAACGAGCACTGGAAGGGTTTTCCCGTTCGCTGGCCAAGGAGCTGCGCAGCGGCGGCACGCTGCAATTGATCTACGTCGGCGAAGGCGCTGAAGATCAACTGGAAGGTCCACTGCGGTTTTTCCTTTCGCCGAAAAGCGCGTTCGTGTCCGGGCAAGTGATTCGCCTGACGGCGTGTGCGACGCAGGTGACTGACTGGACGCGGCCACTGGCCGGGCGCAAGGCGCTGGTCACCGGTGCCGCACGCGGCATCGGTGCGTCCATCGCCGAAACCCTGGCCCGCGATGGCGCCGACGTGATCCTGCTCGATGTTCCCCCGGCCAAAACGGATCTGGAAGCCCTCGCCGCGCGCCTCGGCGGGCGGGCGATCACCCTCGATATCTGCGCCGCAGACGCCGCCGCGCAACTGATCGAACAACTGCCTGACGGCCTCGACATTCTGGTGCACAACGCCGGCATCACCCGCGACAAAACCCTGGCCAATATGACCCCGGAATTTTGGGACGCGGTGCTCGCGGTCAACCTCAATGCCCCGCAAGTATTGACCAAGGCGCTGCTCGACAATGGCACGCTGCACGATGACGCGCGGGTGATTCTGCTGGCCTCCATCAGCGGCATCGCCGGCAACCGTGGGCAAACCAACTACGCCGCGAGCAAGGCCGGGCTGATCGGTCTGGCGCAGGCATGGGCGCCGACGCTGCTGGAACGCGGTATCAGCATCAACGCCGTCGCCCCCGGTTTTATCGAAACGCAGATGACCGCACACATTCCGTTCGGCCTGCGCGAGGCTGGCCGGCGTATGAGTTCACTGGGCCAGGGCGGCTTGCCGCAGGATGTCGCCGAAGCGGTCGCGTGGCTGGCGCAACCGGGCACCGGCGCATTCACCGG